A single window of Sphingobacterium sp. ML3W DNA harbors:
- a CDS encoding porin — protein MKKIIMYFTIVLGLTGRVLAQETEKKALTISGYAEVYYQQDFNNPKSNARPTLVYSHNRNNEVSLNLGLIKAAYETKNVRANFGVGVGSYMNANYAAEEGVLKNIYEANIGVKLSKRHNLWLDAGILPSHIGFENAIGTDCYTLTRSMMAENSPYFETGAKLSYSSANEKWDLAVLVLNGWQRIQRVEGNSTPAFGHQLTFRPSEKITLNSSSFIGNDMPDGQKKMRYFHNLYGQFEWSSKLAIVAGFDIGAQQKENGSSGYNTWYTPVIIAKYALSEKVIIAARGEYYHDKNEVIISPRTENGFQTFGASLNVDYQILPNLVWRTEMKSLDSKDAVFLNRDGDMKKDNAMAITSLAIRF, from the coding sequence ATGAAAAAAATCATAATGTACTTCACTATAGTGCTGGGATTAACAGGACGTGTATTGGCGCAGGAAACAGAAAAGAAAGCATTAACGATCAGTGGGTATGCAGAGGTGTATTATCAGCAAGATTTTAACAACCCAAAAAGTAATGCTAGACCGACATTAGTGTACAGCCATAATAGAAATAACGAAGTAAGTTTAAATTTAGGTTTGATAAAAGCGGCCTACGAAACCAAAAATGTAAGAGCTAATTTTGGTGTTGGTGTAGGTTCTTATATGAATGCCAATTACGCAGCCGAAGAAGGTGTTTTAAAAAACATTTATGAAGCCAATATTGGTGTAAAACTATCAAAGCGTCATAATTTGTGGTTAGATGCGGGAATTTTACCTTCTCATATTGGTTTTGAAAATGCTATTGGAACGGATTGCTATACATTAACCAGAAGTATGATGGCTGAGAATTCGCCTTATTTTGAAACTGGTGCAAAATTATCATATAGCTCAGCTAACGAAAAATGGGATTTGGCTGTTTTGGTTTTAAACGGTTGGCAAAGAATTCAAAGAGTAGAAGGTAATAGTACACCTGCTTTTGGGCATCAATTAACATTTCGTCCAAGCGAAAAAATCACTTTAAACAGTAGCTCATTTATTGGAAATGATATGCCAGATGGACAAAAGAAAATGCGTTATTTTCATAACCTTTATGGGCAATTTGAATGGAGTAGTAAACTTGCAATAGTTGCAGGATTTGATATTGGAGCACAACAAAAAGAAAATGGCAGTAGCGGTTATAATACATGGTACACACCGGTAATTATTGCCAAATATGCGCTATCAGAAAAGGTAATTATCGCGGCAAGAGGTGAATATTATCATGATAAAAATGAGGTGATTATTTCACCAAGAACAGAAAATGGCTTTCAGACTTTTGGTGCTTCGTTGAATGTGGACTATCAAATTTTACCTAATTTGGTTTGGCGTACCGAAATGAAAAGCTTGGACAGTAAAGATGCGGTTTTTCTAAACAGAGATGGGGATATGAAAAAAGACAACGCAATGGCGATAACTTCGTTGGCCATACGGTTCTAA
- a CDS encoding K(+)-transporting ATPase subunit C, which produces MKQYILPAIKLTGIMMLFFTVIYPFAVWGIAQFSPNSGKGEIMEHKGNKQYANIGQSFTEDKYFWSRPSAVDYNASGSGASNKGPSNEEYLKEVQARIDTFLVHNPAIKKSEIPVDLVTASGSGLDPNCSVQAAKVQVKRISKIRNIDEAKLIELIAQQTEKPLIGLFGPEKINVLKLNVALDELNN; this is translated from the coding sequence ATGAAACAATATATTTTGCCTGCAATTAAACTCACCGGTATAATGATGCTTTTTTTTACGGTCATATATCCATTTGCCGTTTGGGGTATTGCACAGTTTTCTCCTAATTCAGGAAAAGGAGAAATTATGGAACACAAAGGAAACAAGCAGTATGCTAATATAGGTCAGTCTTTTACAGAAGATAAGTACTTTTGGTCACGTCCTTCTGCCGTTGATTATAATGCTTCTGGCTCTGGAGCCAGCAATAAAGGCCCCTCTAATGAGGAATATCTTAAGGAAGTGCAGGCCCGGATTGATACTTTTTTAGTACACAATCCTGCAATAAAAAAATCCGAAATCCCTGTGGATTTGGTTACGGCAAGTGGTAGTGGTTTAGATCCAAATTGCTCTGTACAAGCTGCCAAAGTTCAGGTAAAAAGAATTTCCAAAATTAGAAATATCGATGAAGCTAAACTTATCGAATTGATAGCGCAACAAACGGAAAAACCGCTGATAGGATTGTTCGGCCCAGAAAAAATAAATGTCTTAAAATTGAATGTTGCATTAGATGAATTAAATAATTGA
- the kdpB gene encoding potassium-transporting ATPase subunit KdpB — MSKNTSLFQKDMIQEALIQSFVKLNPKTMFRNPVMFTVWIGTLVMLFVSLWTLMGVHNQGSFGYNFMVFIVLLLTLLFANFAEAIAEARGKAQADSLRKTREETPARLQNGQTISSAQLKKGDIFVCEAGDLIPSDGEIIEGLATIDESAITGESAPVIRESGGDKSSVTGGTKVLSDKIVVKVTTEPGQSFLDKMIALVEGASRQKTPNEIALTILLAGFTLVFVIVCVTLKPFADYANVNITIASYIALFVCLIPTTIGGLLSAIGIAGMDRALRANVITKSGKAVETAGDIDVLLLDKTGTITIGNRKATHFYTADGIDEKRLIKAAVLSSMSDETPEGKSIIELAGINPLSYEVNNPKFIKFTAETRSSGIDFSQKRIRKGATDAIKNLVIQAGNIFPVEVEEKVKVISQNGGTPLVVSENEIALGVIELQDIIKPGIHERFERLRKMGIKTVMVTGDNPLTAKFIAEKAGVDDFIAEAKPEDKMNYIKKEQDAGRLVAMMGDGTNDAPALAQANVGVAMNSGTQAAKEAGNMVDLDNDPTKLIEIVEIGKQLLMTRGTLTTFSIANDVAKYFAIIPALFITAIPALQALNIMKLHSPETAILSAVIFNAIIIPMLIPLALKGVAYKPIGASALLRRNLLIFGLGGVLVPFVGIKIIDMAISIFF; from the coding sequence ATGAGCAAGAATACATCATTGTTTCAAAAAGATATGATTCAGGAGGCCTTGATACAGTCTTTTGTGAAACTTAATCCGAAAACAATGTTTCGAAATCCCGTAATGTTTACAGTTTGGATAGGAACATTAGTTATGTTATTTGTTTCTCTATGGACCCTGATGGGTGTACACAATCAAGGTAGCTTTGGGTATAACTTTATGGTTTTTATCGTTTTATTATTGACTTTACTGTTTGCCAATTTTGCAGAAGCAATTGCAGAAGCTCGAGGAAAAGCTCAAGCAGATAGCTTACGTAAAACGAGAGAAGAAACTCCCGCAAGATTACAGAATGGCCAAACTATATCGTCCGCCCAATTGAAAAAAGGAGATATTTTCGTTTGCGAAGCAGGAGACCTCATTCCATCTGATGGTGAAATTATCGAAGGTTTGGCTACCATTGATGAAAGTGCGATTACTGGGGAGTCAGCTCCTGTAATTAGAGAATCTGGTGGTGATAAAAGTTCGGTAACTGGTGGTACTAAAGTGTTATCGGATAAAATTGTAGTAAAAGTAACCACCGAACCGGGCCAAAGTTTCTTAGATAAAATGATTGCATTGGTAGAAGGAGCTTCTAGGCAAAAAACACCTAACGAAATCGCATTGACGATTTTATTAGCTGGCTTTACATTAGTATTTGTAATCGTTTGTGTTACCCTGAAACCGTTTGCTGATTACGCCAATGTAAACATCACGATCGCATCCTATATCGCGCTCTTTGTTTGTTTGATACCAACTACTATTGGTGGTTTGCTTTCAGCTATTGGTATTGCCGGAATGGATAGAGCTTTGAGAGCCAACGTAATTACTAAAAGTGGGAAAGCTGTAGAGACAGCGGGAGATATTGACGTATTGTTGCTTGATAAAACAGGAACAATCACTATCGGAAATCGTAAAGCAACACATTTTTATACAGCTGATGGAATTGATGAAAAGAGATTGATTAAAGCTGCTGTTCTGAGTTCAATGTCTGATGAAACACCCGAAGGTAAGTCTATTATAGAATTGGCAGGTATTAATCCGCTGAGCTATGAGGTCAATAATCCTAAGTTTATAAAATTTACAGCAGAAACACGTAGTTCTGGAATCGATTTTAGCCAAAAACGAATTCGTAAAGGAGCAACAGATGCGATTAAAAATTTAGTAATTCAGGCAGGAAACATATTTCCTGTTGAAGTAGAAGAAAAAGTCAAGGTTATTTCACAAAACGGTGGAACACCATTGGTAGTTTCGGAAAACGAGATTGCTTTAGGTGTTATAGAATTACAAGATATCATTAAACCAGGTATTCATGAACGATTTGAACGCCTTCGTAAAATGGGTATCAAAACGGTAATGGTAACGGGAGATAATCCGTTAACAGCAAAATTTATTGCTGAAAAAGCTGGAGTAGATGATTTTATCGCAGAAGCAAAACCTGAAGATAAGATGAACTATATCAAGAAAGAACAAGATGCAGGCAGACTAGTCGCTATGATGGGCGACGGAACCAATGATGCACCAGCTTTGGCTCAGGCTAATGTAGGTGTAGCAATGAACAGTGGAACACAAGCAGCCAAAGAGGCAGGCAATATGGTAGATTTAGATAACGACCCTACCAAACTTATAGAAATCGTTGAAATTGGCAAGCAACTTTTGATGACGCGCGGAACACTTACCACATTTAGTATTGCCAATGATGTGGCTAAATACTTCGCCATTATTCCGGCTTTGTTTATCACAGCAATTCCAGCTTTACAGGCTTTGAATATTATGAAGTTACACAGTCCGGAAACAGCAATTTTGTCTGCTGTTATTTTCAATGCCATTATTATTCCGATGCTGATTCCTTTAGCACTCAAAGGTGTCGCTTACAAACCTATAGGTGCCAGTGCATTGCTTCGTCGGAACCTTTTGATATTTGGTCTCGGAGGTGTTTTAGTTCCGTTTGTTGGAATTAAAATTATAGATATGGCGATATCCATTTTCTTTTAA
- the kdpA gene encoding potassium-transporting ATPase subunit KdpA — MNTEILGIIVMFTLSILLAIPFGKYIAKVYAGEKMLLDNIFSPLERFFYRISGINPQIEMTWKQQMAALLTINMVWFLLGVLILMTQGSLPLNPDNNPSMSADLAFNTTISFVVNCNLQHYSGESGLSYLGQFWLMFLQFVSAGTGMAAAVVVFRAFRDKSATYLGNFYNYFVKSCTRILLPVSFIVAIILTFQGTPMTFEGKDTIITLQGDTVEVSRGPAAAFVSIKHVGTNGGGFFGVNSAHPFENPTYLSNMVEMIAQLIVPLAMIFAFGYFIKRRKLSWMIFGVMTAGFLMLALPNINMEMSGNPAIEAMGIDISLGAMEGKEIRIGAPASGFWSIVTTVISTGSVNSMHDSTMPLSGMNELLAMMINSFYGGVGVGILNFFVFIILAVFISGLMVGRTPEFLGKKVEAREMKIAMIIALLHPFLILVGTALATSLPQYTTESLNNPGFHGLSEMLYEYTSSSANNGSGFEGLGDNTLWWNISTGFVLILSRFLPIIGPVAIAGLLARKKYIPEGDGTLKTDTVTFGLIIFVVIAIIAALAFFPVLALGPIAEYFSLY; from the coding sequence ATTATAGTAATGTTCACCCTCTCGATATTGTTAGCAATACCGTTCGGGAAATACATTGCAAAAGTTTATGCTGGCGAAAAAATGCTTCTAGACAATATCTTTAGCCCTTTGGAAAGATTTTTCTATAGAATCAGCGGTATAAATCCGCAAATAGAAATGACATGGAAACAACAGATGGCAGCATTATTAACCATCAATATGGTTTGGTTCCTGCTAGGTGTGCTCATATTGATGACTCAAGGAAGTTTACCATTAAATCCAGACAACAATCCAAGCATGTCTGCAGATTTGGCATTTAATACTACCATTTCTTTCGTGGTAAACTGCAACCTGCAGCACTATTCTGGTGAATCGGGGCTGAGTTATCTGGGCCAATTCTGGTTGATGTTCTTACAATTTGTAAGTGCTGGAACAGGAATGGCTGCTGCGGTAGTGGTATTTAGAGCATTTAGGGATAAATCAGCAACTTATTTGGGCAATTTCTATAATTATTTTGTAAAGTCTTGTACCCGAATCTTATTGCCTGTGTCGTTTATTGTAGCTATTATCTTGACTTTCCAGGGAACGCCAATGACATTTGAAGGAAAGGATACAATTATCACTTTGCAAGGAGATACGGTAGAAGTTTCCAGAGGACCGGCCGCAGCTTTTGTCTCTATTAAACATGTAGGGACAAATGGTGGTGGATTCTTTGGTGTAAACTCGGCACACCCATTTGAAAATCCCACTTACCTATCTAATATGGTTGAAATGATAGCACAGCTTATTGTGCCATTAGCAATGATATTTGCATTCGGATATTTTATAAAAAGAAGAAAATTATCATGGATGATATTTGGCGTAATGACAGCTGGCTTCTTAATGCTTGCTCTACCAAATATCAATATGGAAATGAGCGGTAACCCGGCAATTGAAGCAATGGGGATAGACATTTCTCTAGGGGCAATGGAGGGGAAGGAAATAAGAATAGGAGCACCAGCATCTGGGTTTTGGAGTATTGTGACCACTGTAATATCAACAGGGTCGGTCAATTCAATGCATGATAGTACTATGCCATTGTCAGGCATGAACGAGCTGCTAGCTATGATGATCAACTCTTTTTATGGAGGTGTGGGTGTTGGAATTTTAAATTTCTTTGTTTTCATTATACTAGCTGTATTTATCAGCGGATTAATGGTAGGAAGAACACCAGAATTTTTAGGCAAAAAAGTGGAAGCCCGGGAAATGAAAATTGCAATGATTATTGCATTACTGCATCCCTTCTTGATTTTAGTAGGAACAGCATTGGCTACCTCACTACCACAATATACAACAGAATCCCTAAATAACCCTGGATTCCACGGTTTAAGTGAAATGCTTTATGAATATACGTCATCATCGGCAAACAATGGTAGTGGTTTTGAAGGATTAGGAGATAACACACTTTGGTGGAATATCAGTACAGGATTTGTACTCATTCTTTCTCGATTCTTACCTATTATTGGCCCAGTAGCAATTGCAGGATTATTGGCACGAAAGAAATACATCCCTGAAGGCGACGGAACATTGAAAACAGATACCGTAACGTTTGGGTTAATTATTTTTGTAGTAATAGCTATTATTGCCGCTTTGGCATTCTTTCCGGTATTGGCTTTAGGACCTATAGCTGAATATTTTTCACTTTATTAA